Proteins from a genomic interval of Streptomyces fodineus:
- a CDS encoding AIM24 family protein: MKGDLFSSAHVVQPAVEPGMSVENAKCIKYAVDGEMYARQGAMVAHRGSLKFERKGQGVGGMLKRAVTGEGLPLMAARGQGEAWFAHEAQNCFIVEVEPGDQFTVNGRNVLCFDASLSYDIKTVKGSGIAGGGLFNSVFSGQGLLGLVCEGNPLVIPVSAQSPVYVDTDAVVGWTAQLQTSLHRSQSIGSMLRGGSGEAVQLMLQGEGFVVVRPSELTTQKAQQH; the protein is encoded by the coding sequence ATGAAGGGTGATCTCTTTTCCAGTGCACACGTGGTGCAGCCGGCCGTGGAGCCGGGCATGTCCGTCGAGAACGCCAAGTGCATCAAGTACGCGGTGGACGGGGAGATGTACGCCCGCCAGGGAGCGATGGTCGCCCACCGCGGGAGCCTGAAGTTCGAGCGCAAGGGGCAGGGCGTCGGCGGCATGCTGAAGCGTGCGGTCACCGGTGAGGGGTTGCCCCTCATGGCGGCGCGCGGGCAGGGTGAGGCCTGGTTCGCGCACGAGGCGCAGAACTGTTTCATCGTCGAGGTCGAGCCAGGCGACCAGTTCACGGTCAACGGCCGCAACGTGCTGTGCTTCGACGCCTCGCTGTCGTACGACATCAAGACGGTGAAGGGGTCGGGCATCGCCGGCGGCGGCCTGTTCAACAGCGTGTTCAGCGGCCAGGGTCTGCTCGGCCTGGTCTGCGAGGGAAACCCGCTGGTCATACCGGTCTCCGCGCAGTCCCCGGTGTACGTCGACACGGACGCGGTGGTCGGCTGGACCGCGCAACTGCAGACCTCGCTGCACCGCTCCCAGTCCATCGGCTCGATGCTGCGTGGCGGTTCCGGCGAGGCCGTACAGCTGATGCTCCAGGGCGAGGGCTTCGTGGTGGTGCGCCCGAGCGAGCTGACCACACAGAAGGCACAGCAGCACTGA
- a CDS encoding serine hydrolase domain-containing protein produces MVSARVGRSAVLGAVVLALLASPARAATAAANTPTAAALPAPDTAGLAAALRSAVDQGAPGALARIDDRGRTYEATRGVADRSTRRAIGTGDRFRIGSVTKTFSAVVLLQLADEHRLALDAPVNRYLPKLLPDDRITVRQVLGHRSGLPDYADDLFADSVSGFEAVRNKVFTYRRLVALALKRPRTHAPGAAYSYSNTNFVVAGMLIEKLTGHSVKTEYENRVFKPLKLRDTFYVHPSTAIPGRYTRGYLTPDKSGDPLVDATEQTASWAQSAGAIISSARDLDVFYRALLGGKLLSSARLAEMERFTRVDGTTAYGLGLRRRDLPCGVSVYGHTGVMQGYSTYAFASKDGSRSFAAVANTSNNGKVSDALAGALESAFCGKRGG; encoded by the coding sequence ATGGTCTCAGCAAGGGTGGGGCGGAGCGCGGTCCTCGGAGCGGTCGTGCTCGCGCTGCTCGCGTCCCCGGCGCGGGCCGCGACGGCAGCGGCGAACACGCCGACGGCGGCGGCGCTTCCGGCTCCCGACACCGCGGGCCTCGCCGCGGCACTGCGGTCCGCGGTGGACCAGGGCGCGCCGGGCGCCCTGGCGCGGATCGACGACCGTGGAAGGACCTACGAGGCGACGCGTGGCGTCGCCGACCGGAGCACGCGGCGGGCCATCGGCACCGGCGACCGGTTCCGCATCGGCAGCGTCACCAAGACCTTCTCGGCCGTCGTCCTGCTCCAGCTCGCCGACGAGCACCGGCTCGCGCTCGACGCGCCGGTCAACCGCTACCTGCCCAAGCTGCTGCCGGACGACCGCATCACGGTCCGGCAGGTGCTCGGTCACCGCAGCGGCTTGCCCGACTACGCCGACGACCTGTTCGCCGACAGCGTGTCCGGCTTCGAGGCGGTGCGGAACAAGGTCTTCACCTACCGCCGGCTCGTCGCGCTCGCCCTGAAGAGGCCCCGCACCCACGCGCCCGGCGCCGCGTACTCCTACTCCAACACCAACTTCGTGGTCGCGGGCATGCTCATCGAGAAGCTCACGGGGCACTCCGTGAAGACCGAGTACGAGAACCGCGTCTTCAAGCCGCTCAAGCTGCGGGACACGTTCTATGTCCATCCCTCGACCGCGATTCCCGGCCGGTACACGCGCGGGTATCTCACCCCGGACAAGTCGGGTGATCCGTTGGTCGACGCCACCGAGCAGACGGCGTCGTGGGCGCAGAGTGCGGGGGCGATCATCTCCAGCGCGCGGGACCTCGACGTCTTCTACCGTGCGCTGCTCGGAGGCAAGCTGCTGTCGTCGGCGCGGCTGGCGGAGATGGAACGGTTCACGCGGGTCGACGGCACCACCGCCTACGGGCTGGGGCTGCGGCGGCGTGATCTGCCGTGCGGGGTTTCGGTGTACGGGCACACGGGGGTGATGCAGGGGTACTCGACGTATGCCTTCGCCTCTAAAGACGGTTCGCGGAGCTTTGCGGCTGTGGCGAACACGTCCAACAACGGGAAGGTTTCTGATGCGTTGGCGGGGGCCTTGGAATCGGCGTTCTGTGGCAAGCGGGGCGGCTGA
- a CDS encoding tetratricopeptide repeat protein, which translates to MYGKAFAPEYQGALTTLSVNSSLVDVLAEGTEKLREAERSGRPGEAARCGLAVAEAHRRLGHVRDADRAWKASYRAARAAGDTAAMAWALWSGGTLARQRGAFPLAWRLLGLAAELGERGGDIVVRGYSLAGLAETGRIQGDYAAVGRLHEQLLAEARRRGEARHTVWALEGIAQMHRNTGDHDRAYALFEEAAEIAERAEDRRGHAWALRGLADILSVRDKDTEGALELLSRAEADCRAMDLSSALAYNHKMRGNVLYRAGRYTEARDLYELALEEFRAMSEPRGEALARLGLAKSLAQLGRDRAETAAELADLARMLERSGLKHAREMVARAQEEFGLCAEVAR; encoded by the coding sequence ATGTACGGCAAGGCTTTCGCCCCCGAGTACCAGGGCGCCCTGACCACCCTGTCCGTGAACTCCTCGCTGGTCGATGTGCTGGCCGAGGGCACCGAGAAGCTGCGCGAGGCCGAGCGGTCCGGGCGCCCCGGCGAGGCGGCCCGCTGCGGGCTCGCGGTCGCCGAGGCACACCGGCGCCTCGGCCACGTGCGGGACGCCGACCGGGCCTGGAAGGCGAGCTACCGCGCCGCCCGCGCGGCCGGCGACACCGCCGCGATGGCATGGGCGCTGTGGAGCGGCGGCACGCTCGCCCGGCAGCGCGGAGCCTTCCCGCTGGCCTGGCGGCTGCTCGGACTCGCGGCCGAACTCGGCGAGCGGGGCGGGGACATCGTTGTCCGCGGCTACTCTCTGGCCGGTCTCGCGGAGACCGGCCGGATCCAGGGCGACTACGCGGCGGTCGGCCGGCTGCACGAGCAACTGCTGGCCGAGGCCCGCAGGCGCGGCGAGGCCCGGCACACGGTGTGGGCACTGGAGGGCATCGCGCAGATGCACCGCAACACCGGCGACCACGACCGGGCGTACGCGCTGTTCGAGGAGGCGGCGGAGATAGCCGAGCGGGCGGAGGACCGGCGGGGGCACGCCTGGGCGCTGCGCGGACTCGCCGACATCCTCTCGGTCCGCGACAAGGACACCGAGGGTGCGCTGGAGCTGCTGTCGCGTGCGGAGGCCGACTGCCGGGCGATGGACCTCTCCAGCGCCCTCGCCTACAACCACAAGATGCGCGGCAACGTCCTGTACCGGGCCGGGCGTTACACGGAGGCGCGCGACCTGTACGAGCTGGCGCTGGAGGAGTTCCGCGCGATGAGCGAACCGCGCGGCGAGGCGCTGGCCCGGCTGGGCCTGGCCAAGTCGCTGGCGCAGCTGGGCCGGGACCGCGCCGAGACCGCGGCCGAACTCGCCGACCTGGCACGGATGTTGGAGCGGAGCGGACTGAAGCACGCGCGGGAGATGGTCGCCCGGGCCCAGGAGGAGTTCGGTCTCTGCGCGGAGGTCGCACGATGA